The window caatattgcacacaacatcctttactaccagagttgtgtcatcagtaaacagaaatattttggagttatccataatactagagggaatatcatttatataaataaggaacaggagtggccccaacactgatccctggggcaccgcccacttgacagtaccccactcacatTCCACAtctcagccgttatcaacattatgaataatgaccttttttgcctgttgctaaagtaagaggtgaaccaattgtgagcttctCCCCATATTctgcaatggtccaacttctggagcaatattttgtgatcaacacaatcaaatgaatcagttaaaaaaatatgccaagagttcgaaaccttttgtttaacccatccactaCCTCATAGAGAtaacagaatatagcattttcagttgttaaacgacttctcaagccgaactgtacatttgatagcaaatgatcaattatccttgaaTACatagcattttcaataacttttgcaaacactgatggcatagaaataggtctaaaattatctacattatccctttttatTATTACtgggtactttaatcggtcaggaaacttagcattgctaaaggaaaaattacacatattgctaaatacagagctaacatgtgcagcacagtacttcaatattctgctagacactccatcataaccatgagagtccttagtcttcagtgatataattattgactcaatctccctcttgtctgtatcacagagtagtatttcagacatcaatctcataaAGGCATTTGCCGAGAGATATGATTTCTTGTAGAAACTATATTGTTATTTAAGtcaccagcaattctcagaaaatgattgttaaatactgtacataaatctgatttatcagtaacagaaatatttttaatgcgAACTAACtttatcgtcgaccttgtgctgctgaccaggcacttccttcacaactgaccacatgtgTTAGCGTCGTGAAGGTTCTACTTCAACAGTGGCTAAACTTTTCAAGTTGAGAGTGAAGCGAAATGGCTTTTCGTTGCAGACGGTGCTGAGCTGCCTGCTGGCCGCCGCCGTGGCTAAGCCGGGCTTCCTGGGCGGCGCCGCCCCCGGCCTCCTGGGGGCGGGCTACGCGGGACCCGCCGCCTACGCCGGCTACGCGGGCTACGCTGGCCCCGGACACTTGGCTCCCGCCAACATCGTCATCGGTCCGGGAGGCGTGCCCCTCGACACGCCGGAGGTGGCGGCCGCGCGCAAGGCGCACCTGGCCACCGTCGCCGCGACGCGCGCCCGCGACGCCGCCATCAAcggcgccgcccccgcctacgCGGGCtacgccggcgccgcccccgcctatGCTGGCTACGCGGGCtctggcgccgccgccgccgctgccgcagccgctGCTGCCGCTTCTGCTGGCTACGCTGCAGCTGGCGCCTACGGTCCCGCCGGCCTGGGCTACGCAGGAGCCGGTCTGGCCGCCCCCAGCATCCTGGCGCTCAAGGCCGGACACCACCTGGGCTGAGCCCCAGCCTTCCTGACCCTCCGAGACTGACCGACGGACGCGTATATCTATGTGTGAAACACACCTCTTATGTATTTGTACaaagttatttataaataaatgtagTCTTGCAAACTAACAGTACTTTCTGGCCTTTTTTAAGTGAACCTGATCTAGGTACTCCACTTCACTTCTAGTTGAGCTTCTGGTGTATGTGACTGCTAACCACATGATACCAAATCTCCGTTGACAGTCctagagttacactactggccattaaaattgctacaccaagaagaaatgcagataataaccgggtattcattggacaaatatattatactagaactgacatgtgattacatttcacacaatttgggtgtctagatcctgaaaaatcagtacccagaacgaccacttctgaccgtaataactgccttgataaacctgggcattgagtcaaacacaacttgcatggcgtgtagaggtacagatacacatgcagcttcaacacgatactgcagttcatcaacagtagtgactggcgtattgtgacgagccagttactcggccaccattgaccagacgttttcagttggcgagagtcctggagaatgtgctggccagagcagcagtcgaacattttccgtttccataaaggcccgtacaggacctgcaacatgcggacgtgcattatcctgctgaaatgtatggtttcgcagggatcgaattaagggtagagccacggatggtaacacatctgaaatgtatcgtccactgttcgaagtgccttcaatgcgaacaagaggtgaccgaaacgtgtcaCCAATcatgccgggcgatacgccagtatgatgatgacgaatacatgctcccaatgtgcgttcaccgcgatgtcgccaaacacggatgcgaccatcatgatgctgtaaacctggattcatccgaaaaaatgacgtcttgccattcgtgtacccagtctcgtcgttgagtacaccatggcaggtgcACCTGTCAGTGAtagagcagccatggtctccgagctgacagtccctgCTGctagaaacgtcgtcgaactgttcgtgcagatggttgttgtcttgcaaacttccccatctgttgactcaggcatcgagacgtgtatgcactatccgttacagccatgcggataagatgcctgtcatctcgactgctagtgatacgaggccgttggattccagcacggcgttcagtattacccacctgaacccaccgattctatattctgctaacagtcattggatctcgactaacgccagcagcaatgttgctatacgataaatcgcaatcgcgataggctacaatcccgacCTTtctcagtcggaaacgtgatggtacgcatttctcctccttacacgaggcatcacaacaacgtcccaccaggcaacgccggtcaagtgctgtctgtgtacgacaaatcggttggaaacttgcctcatgtcagcacgttgtaggtgtcgccaccggcgccgaccttgtgtgaatgctctgagaagctaatcatttgcatatcacagcatcttcctcctgccgGTTAAGTTTGGCGGCTGTAACATGTCGTctccgtgttgtagcaattttaatggccagtagtgtatttcgcagGTAAAAGTGGTAGAGTTTGTGTCGTTAGTCTCGTATCGTCGAGAAGGTGCTTGAAGTAGTGGTTCCTGTTTTGCAAGCTGACAATAATGACTGGAAGAATGCCCTGCTTGGTTCTCTGTCAGCGGTTTCAAAGAGAGTGAAGCTAGGTGCGTGAGCCCTCAATTCTAATGAAGAAAGTAATatctacactgccagaaaaaaaagaaaacttcaaagcacagttttaaaatttcttcaaaaatattgtagaaaaagCATATAGTTTGCTTTTTTTTCAAGTTGAGAAATCTAAATACCCCAAAAACGACGCACCGTAAAATGAGATATAGAATTATATGCGTTGGTTCATAATTCAAAACACAGACAGTcccgatatttgtcgattacagcttcACCTATCACGAATGGAAAACATTGGTTTGAGTAAACTACGTATTTTGGCGTAAAATCCAAATATACACTAAAAATTTGGCGTTCTCATTTCAAAATACAACTTTGATCCCGCCCACGCAGGACGTGTGGATGGGAGGTGGCCaattgtagcacagacagatgttcCCTTTAGTAATATTTTATTTCCTCTGGGAACATCTTTTTCATATGATGTGTCGTTTTGCAGATGTTTGGTTGTCTGAAGTTAAGAAGACACCCTGTTTGTGGAATAAAgggaatgattacatttacagaccagTTAGATCAGCCAGTTTCGAGGTACCAGATATGGACCCACGCCGAAACACGCATACCAGTATTCCGCATAGCCTCCACAATTGGCAGGTACTGTCTTTGTCTTGCAGTGAGCCATAAAAGTGACGGGTACTGTTCTAGGatgccttcctgttgcaagaaatgcaggttacagtacgcttgttcgcccaatgcttgaatactgctcagcagtgtgggatccgtaccagataggattgatagaagagatagagaagatccaacggagagcagtgcccttcgttacaggatcatttagtaatcgcgaaagcgttacgtagatgatagataaactccagtagaagactctgcaggagagacgctcagtagttcggtacgggcttttgttaaagttcgggaacataccttcaccgaagagtcaagcagtatattgcttcctcctacgtatatctcgcgaagagacagtcagagagattagagcccacacagaagcataccgacaatccttctttccacgaacaatacgagactggaatagaagggagaaccgatagaggtactcagggtaccatccgccacacaccgtcaggtggcttgcggagtatgcatgtagatgtagatgtagataagctgTCGAACAATATTGTGCATGTATCGTATGGTAGTGTGTTCCCTCCGCAAACACCGAAGATGAACGACAGTTGGCAGCTTATTCATCAGACTGTAAGGCATATGGTGGAACCAATGTGTCTCGCAATAATGCATATTCTGGGACAGCACTCAGAGGATTTACATTGCATGCATGAACGACAGTCATCTGCCTGCAAAGAGAACTTTAACTGCTGGAGACCATGTCGCACCATTTCATCCTCCACACACACAAATGACTCTCTGGTAGCTATGTCACCACTTCATCTGCTGCTGGATGACGCTCAAAAATCATATCGGTACATCTAGCATTCTCCAGGTAGCATATTCTGTAACCAGACCAAAATCTACACCTTCTTTCAAGGTGTCCTACTTTTTTGCTTCTGGCAGTGTACTAGTTCTGTGGATAAGGGGTTACCGACAAGGTGCCTGATTGAATTCCGACCCTCTCATCTCAGGTTTAAGCGTCTGAGAACTTTCTTGAGTGAATAAGCAGTAACATTAACACAAAATCTGCCAAGTAGGCAACAAATGGGTAAGGTGTTTCGCACAATACAGTATTATTTCCAGTAATAACAATAAAGCATTATCTCTTGATTGTACCGCTGAAAGGAGACAATCGCAAAAGAGATAGGTGTAAGCGTAATACGCTTGTATTTGGCGTTAAAGGTATGCAATGGCTTCCTGTGTTCATCTATAAGGACATTTCTGGGCACTGTTCTCACTTTATGAGATAGAGTATTGTGGCTGCTCTCCCATACTGGATTAGAAATTCTAACATATGTAAGACTGGTTCCGATCTACCTTCCTAACATAGTTATGCTCAGATGctgtgtgagtgttttaggaatttggtgttgaacctatgGCTTGAAAGGTAGGTACACCTCTcatgcatgcagagttcagaagggtGCAGCAGtgtggacagtgatgtaatcaaaCAACGATCTCAATATTGTTTCCACTACATGCCCTGTAAAGGAAACATTATcgttaacagaaattagtgtacgggttcaggcgtaactatatgttagcaaaaatgaaaatcttagattttcgttattatGGTTTATGACTATTATGGTTTATGACTTCATAAAATAGCAATGTTAGCAACATTACTTACACGGTGGTAAAATATAGATATTGGGTGTTGTTTACAACCGTGAAGCGAAATTTCTAactattataaggttctttaatTGTAAcatggttgatgaccatgtctggggtcgactaaaatacaaaaaaattaaatacagtttGGAACAGAAATATCAATTACGCTAAAGtgcacaatgaaaatacccaaaattgaatgggggtcggtaaagagcaatcaaaaagaagtacacaGTTTAAACAATTCCGTAACTTAAAAGAGTATAaagcactctacagtggctgatcaattCTGTTCGTTAAATCGGATATCTCGTATCTCTGCTTCAATAAAGTCTAACAATCGTGGATATGTTTATCCAAAGGTAATGGCAGAATATACAAAACTTAGGAGAGACAGAGAGGACCGCCGTTCTGGGTGTCAATTGAGTATCACTCGGTGGTGTAGTGCAAACTCGCGTGTTTACCTTCcgtcggcggcggcggtggctgcTATCGGCTCGAGatgtgaacctgagaatctattctcAATTTCTCTAGACTCTTAAATACCAGCTGGATATTTTTCCTACGGCTTCGGTGAAGCTGAGGCTCCTAGTTACtccctagctaagttaattggcatgATACACGCTATTTGGGCGCAATAGCGCATAGTCGATGCCGTTAAATAGCTTGCAAGCGCTGTCAGTACTCGTTGCGATTCTCTGTACTAGGCGACTTTGCAGTTTAACTCTTTACGCCGAATTAAGACGAGCCTGTGTACAGATGTTCAGATAATGACTCTAGCAATCGTCGCAGGGCGGTGCGAGTTGCCTTGCTCAAACACTCAGTGATTTTCTGCAAGAGTAGAAGTGAATTACTCTGTTTGCAATTTGCATATATCAAAGCCGGTGACCACGCATTTTATTTCTGGCCAATCAGTGCGTTTttacttgttataactccacccactatAGTTTCTGTAGCCTACCACAGCATTGTTTCTTTCGTAGGACAGAGTTTAACTCCTGCtgcgtaatactgagataaacagctttttcttttaTGTGAGTTTTAACACAGGTGGCTACAGCGAGTCAACAGTGTTCTGAGTTTGGTTTTTCTGGATGTTTATCTGGCATCTTCCACCATGTTCCTGTGGAAAGGCTTTCCGAAGGGTCGTCGTTAAAAGCACGGACAAGGGCTGCTTTTACCACTGGCCTACGCCGTGGTTCTGGCGTCTCATTCTGTCCACCAAGTGTCACGCTGTGAATGTTTTTGGCCTACACGAGATGGGCGTTGCTATCATAAGATTGTCCTTTCCTCAGAACTGCGTCTTGTAGCTCGGGTCTAGGAAATTACTTGCttgcaattactagtgtgagtgttgTTAGTTTGTATTCCCAAAATGTCGGATAGTTTATTTACTTTGCctatcaataaaattcgtacattttcaCAGAACTATATCGTATGTCATATTGAGTTAACCGGAATTCTTTTAGGtattcaatgtaaggtgtgttatttgtttcaCACTTTACAAGATTTTTGACAGTAAGAAGGTGGCTCATATAACACATATGTATGTAGATACAGGTAGGAGCACATTTCACAAGGGGATAGACAGATAACGCCTTCAGGAAAACTGAAcaggcttttggagaaaagaaaagcagctgtttgaataccaagacctcagatggaaaaccagtaataaggaaagaagggaatgcagaaaagtTGGAGTATATCATAAAGTGATGAACCTGAAggtagtattatagaaatggaagaggagataggTTATGACGAgactggagatatgatactgcgaaaagcatttgacagggcgatgaaagacctaagtagaaaaaaCATGGGCTTGGGATTAGGCGTCAGTCCGTgagaactaatgatagccttgggagaaccaaccatgacaaagctcttccatctggtgtgtaagatgtatgagacaggcgaaatacactcacacTTCAAGCACAatctattaattccaatcccaaagacagcaattGTTGGCAGTTGTGAATATTAGCGAATTATCAAGTTACTATGTCatagttgcaaaacactaacataaaTTGTTTACAGAAGTGTGGGAAAGCAGATAGAATACGACCCAGTAAAGAGCAATTTACTGCAACAAACAAGACTTCAGATTGAAGATTACAACATTAACACATAGATACAGTGTAATCCAAATACATAACTTTGAATGCTGAAGTTTTTATTCATTCTGATGCGTTTTAACTGTTTGAATGTTTTTCCTCTGTAGTGGAGAAAGGCGACCAGCCAAGATGACTGTGTGCATAAACCACTTGGATATGTCACCCGCGATGTACCGGTGCAGTTCACCAGACCAAACGTCACACCGATTCAGCATGCAAGCGACTCAGCGCTTTGCCATGCAACCTGTCattgcaataagctgcatgatgtgaCCTCCGGCATCATTTCTAGTAAGACTATAAAAAATCATTGAAACATTAAAGTTCATGGTCTACCAGACGACTCTTCACGAGCACAGTCACAGTTTAAGATAAACGTTAAGATCCAAATATCTATGAAAGACTAATCGGTGTTTATGAGCCATATATGAGCTGCATCCATTAATACTTAaagtgttaattttttattttattttactggagAAATACTTACAAATTGCTCAGTGAAAGTTAGAAACGCATTTTAGGGGTTAGTGATCACTTTAGTATTTATCGACAGCGTTCAGTGTTGAACGCAATTTACAGAACCACCTCACACAATTCATGCATTTGTGCAAAGGCCGTCATCGGAATTAGCAATCAAGAGAGAATACATTGTGGCGATAATATTTAATTCTCGTCCTGAAACGTTAATTATACAAGGTGAGTGCGATAAATACTGAACACTATTTGAAATACAGACATGTGTGGCACGTAGACAGCTACTTCTGACCGCTCTGTctcattaaaccatttaaaataaaattcgaTAGATATTATTGATGAGTATTATTCCATACTATGCATTAAATGCATTCTCATTGTAATCAGAAAATGTTCAGCTACATAAAGCATGAACCTGAGAACTAGTAAATTATCTTCCATAATTTTACAAAAATGTTCTCAAATTAGCTCGTTTCTAGACGATCATTGTAGTTCATTCTCTTTCTTGTTCGTTGCAAAGTAATCTCAGCAGATGAGTTCTTTGTGCAGTAGCTACGAGGAGGtctccaggccggccgcggtgaccgagcggttctaggcgctacagtccggaaccgcgctgctgctacggtcgcaggttcgattcctgcctcgggcatggatgtgtgtgtagtccttaggttagttaggtttccgtagttcttagttctaggggaatgatgacctaagatgttaagtaccatagtgctccgagccatttgaaccgtttgaaccatttgaggtctcCAGGTCTTCTATCTACATACATTAAGAGATTGCAGGATTGTATATTCTTTTCGAAAAATTTTTACTGTCATAATACCCTTTCAATGTAACACAGTCCATTCAACTTACTGCTATCACTTTGGACTGACAATCATGAGTACAACTCCGCTGCAACTGACTCATACCAAAAACTTACACACACTGGTTGTTGACGAAATCAGAGCCCTAACAGTGTTAGTACAAAGGTATGTGTATACAAGCGATAGAATGGATATAACCAAAGAATTGAACTTCATTAATATTTCATAGAAAAAAATCATATACCTAATAATCTTTGTAATAATTATAGAAACAATAATTAAGATTAGAATTCGAACTTTAAATGTTTATCATTTCGAATATGAATATAACTGAAACACATGGTAAATATAAAAATCAGTATGTGTCTCATACAATAATTAATCTTACATCTACATCTCGCTTTACTTCTGTTTATAAAATGTATGATTATTTTGGCTGTAACGGCGAAATTATAGTAAATGCAGTGACAATTTCGAACTTAGTGGATTGTGCTATGACCTAATTTGTATCGCTTTCTCGAATACATGACGAAAAAAGAAGGAGCACTATTCAGGTCAATtacatactgtattaaaacatttactgATTACAGtaacgagcagtattcaaggaaaTCATGTAAGTGATGGACATCATTACTTGTCACCTAGTCAATACAGTTAAAATTTGTGTACCAGCGTAATCAGATTGCATTCCCATCATCATGAAAAGGTAAGTGCCAATGTAATAGTCATCAAGTATTCATTAACATCAAAATATCAGATCCATGTCCAGAAAATGTGGCAATGCTATTTACGTGTTGGTGTACGAAGCCTCCACTACGTCCATATCGCCACATAAAAATATACACCTGTTGACCAGTAATCACGATATCCTTATGAAGGAATTCACGGTCATTAATTTTAGAGTTTTTTTAATTGTCTCGAATGCTACAATGGTTTATTTAAAGTGCTCTCTTCTATGTAAACATGCCTACTCGTAAACATAAGTAAAGGTCGTGGAGTTGTCTTGTCTAAGGTGTAGATGCTCAATTTAACTGATATTTTAAGGATTCGCTTCAATGAAAATGTTGCtgaaaatgatataaataaaagaGTATGTTGAAGTTGTGCACTTTATCTCATGAAAGACATATCTCATGCATCGAAACGTCTGAGGTACATGCACTATCTC is drawn from Schistocerca gregaria isolate iqSchGreg1 chromosome 3, iqSchGreg1.2, whole genome shotgun sequence and contains these coding sequences:
- the LOC126355486 gene encoding spidroin-2-like, which gives rise to MQILTVLSCLLAAAVAKPGFLGGAAPGLLGAGYAGPAAYAGYAGYAGPGHLAPANIVIGPGGVPLDTPEVAAARKAHLATVAATRARDAAINGAAPAYAGYAGAAPAYAGYAGSGAAAAAAAAAAAASAGYAAAGAYGPAGLGYAGAGLAAPSILALKAGHHLG